The Marinilongibacter aquaticus genome has a window encoding:
- a CDS encoding penicillin-binding protein 1A, which translates to MKFPQMKFLAKGKHSKLINFLYVSFFGGIGLFIVYLVAVNFNLFWLFGKIPGIDDLDNPKSEIASEIISSDGKVLGKFFYEFANRSPVDFEEISPKVIDALISTEDVRFTKHSGIDARSMLRVIGGLVTLDPKGGGSTITQQLAKNLFRLRNDDSYESFLYHIPVVRTLIIKTKEWIMAVKLEKRYTKQEIMKMYLDTIEFSSGAHGIKSAAKTYFKKSPKDLTTNEAALLVGMIQNPSRFNPKFRPQYAKPRRNTVLAQMVKYGKLSKDEFDQLKEEDIVLNYSPDSHNNGPAPYFRQFLKDWAKQEITKHGYKPEDIYTKGFRIYTTIDSRMQKYAEQAMEEHMEKEQELFNEHWKGRVPWVQRKYANSSSAYVPIPNFIEDIAKYTPRFKALKKKFNGDEKKAFAEMEKKTEMSVFTWQGEKDTLMSPMDSIRHYKRFLNMGLLAMDPRNGQIKAWVGGINYRYFKYDHVEQTKRQPGSTFKPFVYVTAIDNGFSTCEEVVDEPITFGPEDGLVGKTYTPKNSTGKYTYRSMTLRDALGESVNSVSARLIKQFKPQNVVNMAHQLGIKSELPATPSLCLGVGEVSLYELLSGYAVFANGGKYTDPLFVTRIEDKHGELVQEYFPNQKEVLSAETAYKMIHLMRGSTMPGGTSAGLYRYGVLDNNDVAGKTGTTSNYSDGWFMGLTQNLIAGVWCGADNRSIHFRSIHYGQGARMALPAWGLFMQKVYADKEIGLEKTKFNMPPGIRVAGDCILSPGEIYTPQSDSLPQYAPSVTIPEDEDDLL; encoded by the coding sequence ATGAAATTCCCTCAAATGAAGTTCTTGGCCAAGGGCAAGCACAGCAAACTGATCAACTTTTTGTATGTGAGTTTTTTCGGCGGCATTGGCCTCTTCATTGTTTATTTGGTTGCTGTCAATTTCAATTTGTTCTGGCTTTTCGGGAAAATACCGGGCATCGACGACCTCGACAACCCCAAAAGTGAGATCGCTTCTGAAATTATCTCTTCCGATGGAAAAGTTTTGGGCAAATTCTTTTACGAATTCGCCAACAGAAGCCCTGTTGATTTTGAAGAAATTTCTCCCAAAGTAATTGATGCCCTCATTTCTACTGAAGATGTACGTTTCACCAAGCACTCTGGAATAGACGCCCGCTCCATGCTGAGGGTTATCGGCGGGCTCGTCACTTTAGACCCGAAAGGCGGCGGAAGTACAATCACGCAACAGTTGGCCAAAAACCTGTTTCGCTTGCGAAACGACGACTCCTACGAAAGCTTTCTTTACCATATTCCCGTAGTACGCACCTTGATCATCAAAACAAAAGAGTGGATCATGGCCGTAAAATTGGAGAAACGATATACCAAACAAGAGATCATGAAAATGTATCTCGACACCATCGAGTTCAGCTCGGGAGCACACGGCATCAAATCTGCGGCAAAAACTTATTTCAAAAAATCGCCAAAAGATCTCACAACCAACGAGGCCGCCCTATTGGTGGGGATGATTCAAAACCCTTCCCGATTCAATCCGAAATTTCGCCCTCAATACGCCAAGCCAAGAAGGAACACCGTTTTGGCCCAAATGGTGAAATACGGAAAACTGAGTAAAGACGAATTTGACCAACTGAAAGAAGAAGACATTGTTTTGAATTATTCGCCCGATTCGCACAACAATGGCCCTGCTCCGTATTTCCGCCAATTCCTTAAAGATTGGGCAAAACAAGAAATCACCAAACACGGATACAAACCCGAAGATATTTATACCAAAGGTTTCCGGATTTACACAACCATTGACTCGCGAATGCAAAAATATGCCGAGCAGGCAATGGAAGAGCATATGGAAAAGGAACAAGAGCTTTTCAACGAACACTGGAAAGGTCGTGTACCATGGGTGCAAAGAAAATATGCAAACTCGTCCAGTGCCTATGTGCCGATCCCGAACTTTATTGAAGACATTGCCAAATACACGCCGCGTTTCAAAGCTCTGAAAAAGAAATTCAACGGTGACGAAAAAAAGGCCTTCGCCGAAATGGAGAAAAAGACCGAAATGAGCGTGTTTACTTGGCAAGGCGAGAAAGACACACTTATGTCTCCAATGGATTCGATTCGACATTACAAACGTTTCTTGAATATGGGCCTCTTGGCCATGGATCCGCGAAATGGCCAAATCAAAGCTTGGGTTGGTGGAATTAACTATCGCTATTTCAAATACGACCACGTAGAACAAACCAAAAGGCAACCGGGCTCTACATTTAAGCCCTTTGTTTACGTGACGGCCATCGACAATGGCTTCTCCACTTGTGAAGAAGTGGTAGACGAACCAATCACTTTCGGCCCAGAAGACGGCCTTGTAGGCAAAACATACACGCCGAAAAACTCTACCGGAAAATACACCTATCGCTCTATGACACTTCGCGATGCCTTGGGCGAATCGGTTAACTCGGTGAGTGCTCGCTTGATCAAGCAATTCAAACCGCAGAACGTCGTAAATATGGCCCATCAGCTGGGCATTAAAAGTGAGTTACCCGCTACACCTTCTCTTTGTCTTGGCGTGGGCGAGGTTTCACTTTATGAGCTTCTCAGTGGATATGCCGTATTTGCCAATGGAGGAAAATATACAGACCCGCTGTTCGTCACGAGAATAGAAGATAAGCACGGAGAACTGGTTCAAGAGTATTTCCCCAATCAGAAAGAAGTATTGAGTGCAGAAACAGCCTATAAAATGATCCACTTGATGCGAGGTTCGACCATGCCAGGAGGAACTTCGGCGGGCCTATATCGCTATGGCGTTTTGGACAACAACGATGTGGCGGGCAAAACAGGAACCACCTCAAACTATTCTGACGGTTGGTTTATGGGCCTTACCCAAAACCTAATTGCCGGCGTGTGGTGCGGAGCAGATAACCGCTCCATTCACTTCCGAAGCATACATTATGGGCAAGGTGCCCGAATGGCTTTGCCTGCCTGGGGTTTGTTTATGCAAAAGGTTTATGCCGACAAAGAGATTGGCCTTGAAAAAACCAAATTCAATATGCCGCCGGGTATTCGTGTCGCAGGCGATTGTATTCTCAGTCCGGGCGAAATTTACACTCCGCAATCTGATTCTTTACCGCAGTACGCACCCAGCGTGACTATCCCGGAAGATGAAGATGACCTGCTATAA